In Streptococcus porcinus, the genomic window GTATGCCAGCTGATGATGCTGACATCACTCCTTTGATTGATACTAAGGCTGCAGATTTTGTTGAAGGTTTAATTGAAGATGCTAACTCAAAAGGAGCAAAAGCTTTAACAGAGATCAAACGTGAGGGCAATCTTCTTTCACCAGTAGTGTTTGATCATGTTACAACAGATATGCGTTTAGCATGGGAGGAACCGTTTGGACCAGTTTTACCATTTATTCGTGTGAAGTCTGTTGAAGAAGCTATTGAGATTTCAAATGCTTCTGAATATGGTTTACAAGCTTCAGTATTCACTAATAACTTTCCACAAGCCTTTGCAATTGCAGAACAACTAGAAGTGGGTACTGTTCACCTTAATAATAAAACGCAACGTGGAACTGATAATTTCCCATTCCTAGGTGCTAAAAAATCAGGTGCAGGAGTACAAGGGGTTAAATACTCAATTGATGCAATGACAAACTTAAAATCAATTGTTTTTGACATTGCATAATCAAGATAGAGTTCTCATGAACAAGTTTTCTTAGAAAACTTGTTTTTATTTAATAATAATTTATCAGTTAATTTAATTGATTTTCCTGAATAATGCCACATTTTTTCCATTTATTTCTCTTATCTATTGTGTTAAAATATCAAAGTAGTTAAGGAGAAAATATGAAGAAAATTCTATACCTTATCATCACACTTTTTCTGGCTGTTGGCCTTGGTCTAGCAGCATATGCTTATCATGAAAAACAAATGCAAAAACAAATAGCAAGTGCTGTAATAACAGAAAAGAAAAAGCAACTTGATGGTCCAGAAATGAAATCTATCAAAGTTTTAAAGGTGGGTAATAAACAGTTCTATTATTTAGCGCCGTTAAAAGATAATAGTTCATTCTATAAAGAAAATTTACCTTTATCTTTGTACCAAAATCTAAGTGATAAAAAAGAAATTATTTTTATTAAGCCAGAATTCAAAGACACCCCTTTAAATAAGGTCAAAAAGGTCTTTATTCACCAAATAACCTATAAAAAAGAATTATTTAAGCTTACTAAAAAATCAGATAAAATTATTAGTAGTTATCATTTAAAATCCGATTATAGTCAGTTTAAAGTAACTGATTTAGTCAATGGTCATATTGATCGGATTGCTCAAGAAATTAAAAAATTAGATCCTGAGGCTGTTTTTGACCCTAGTATCATGGGTAGACTTTCTGAACGCAAAGGAAAGCTATCAGATACGTTGCTGATTAATGAAAAAGGGATTATCGTTCAAGACAAGAAGATTATTCCCTTTCAAAATCTGTTTGACGTTATTGATTCTCAGTATCTAAAGGGGCAAATAAAAAATGACTATGAACACTATCTGAAAAAGAAAAAAGAAGAAGCAGATGCTAAAGCTTCTAAAGAAAAAATGGTTGCTCTAACCTTTGATGATGGTCCAAATCCTGCAACTACTCCAAAAGTTTTAGAGTTGCTAAGTAAATATGGCGCTAAAGCAACCTTCTTTATGATGGGATCAAAAATTGCTGGAAATGAAGCACTAGTCAAAAAAGTACATGATTTAGGTAATGATATTGGTAATCATTCTTGGGATCATCCCAACTTAACTAAGTTAAGCCCAGACCAAGTTAAGTCACAAATTCAATCAACTAATGATGCCATAGCAAAAGCCTGTGGTCAAAAGCCTATCTACCTAAGGCCACCATACGGTGCAACAAATGAGATGGTAAAACAAGCCTCCGGTATGAATCAGATGCTGTGGACAGTGGATACCCGTGATTGGGAAAATCATAGTACTGAAGGGATTATGTCAAATATTAAGAGTCAACTACAACCTGGTGGTGTTATATTGATGCATGACATTCACCAAACATCAGTAGATGCTTTACCGACTGTTTTGGAGTATCTGAAAAAAGAAGGCTATCGTTGTGTAACGATTAGTCAATTGATGGGGGAATAAAAAAGTAGTTCGGTTACAATTGAAATAGCTCTTAGAAATGCTTTTATTGCAGTTTTTCTAAGGGCTTTTTTCTTGAATAAAAGAAAAAAATTGAAGAAAAACTAGTCGCAGTGGACTTTTTCTTCAATCTAAATCAAAATCTTAAATAAATTTTTTATTTTTGTTGTAATTTCTGGTTACGCAAGGTTAATTCTGAGACTGGGGCAAACTTTTTTAATTTCTTGATGTCTTCGGGATGATTAACAAAGGTAATAACTATCCCTTTATTCCCCATTCTACCGGTCCTGCCAGCTCGATGAGTGTAGTTTTCCTTATCACGGGCTACTTCAAAATTAATAACATACTCAAGCTGATCAATATCAATGCCTCGAGCAACTAAATCAGTAGCTAATAAGAGTGAAATGTCATCATTCTTAAATTTTTCAAGAATTGCTTTTCGAAATTTCACACTGATATCGCTAGCAAGAGAAACAGCATTTGTTCCCATATATTGTAATTTTTCTTCACTTGCTCCTAAATCGGATAGACTATTAAAGAAAACTAGGGCCCGAAAGCTAGGGATATTGGCAAATTTTCGTAAAAGGTCAAGGCGATCACGTTTATCTACCGTTATATAGTAGTGCTCGATAGAGGTTAACTTTTGATGAGATAAGTCAATAGTTACCGTGTCGGTAGCTAAAACATCTTTTGAAACTTTATCAGTTGCGCTCATGTAGATCATTTGATGGTTCTTAGGGACGTGATGAGAAATTTTTTGAACAAAACGATATTGTGAGTCGCCTAGAAGTTCATCAAATTCATCTAATACAATAGTCTCTACATTCATCATTTTAATTTTTTTATGTTGAATTAACTCATAAACCCGACCTGGAGTACCAATTATAATTTGGGGGCCTTTTTTGAGGCGTTCGATTTGTCTTTTCTGACTTGTACCAGAAATAAAGAGTTGAGCGATTATTCCTAATGGCTCAGCCCATTCTTTGGTAACGTCAAATATTTGACCGGCCAATTCTGTATTTGGGGCTAGAATTAACAATTGCTGGGCTTTCTTACCTTCAATCTTTAATAGGCTTGGTAAGAGATAGGCTAAGGTTTTACCGGTTCCAGTTGGGCTAATACCCAATACATTTTTGCCTTGGCGAATTGGTTCAAAGGCTTGTTCTTGAATAGGGGTTAACTGTGCGATTTGACTCTTGGCAAATTGATCTTGCCAAATTTGGGGAAATTCTTTTAACATTCTAGGTCCTTTTAACTTTCTTACTATATATTATAGCATGAAATAGTGTTAGTTTCTAAGTATAGTTAAGCTCAATTTTAAAATCGGATTAGATAGCCATATTGTTTGAATTTTGGTAAAATATACCGAAGACTTTTTAGAGATGGAGTAAAGAATGAATAAGAAACCGATTATTATAGGTGTTACAGGTGGGTCTGGAGGCGGAAAAACAAGTGTATCACGAGCAATTTTAGATCATTTTCCTAATGCAAGAATTGCTATGATTCAACATGATTCTTATTATCGGGATCAAGCTCATTTAAGTTTTGAAGAAAGAGTAAAGACGAATTATGATCACCCATTAGCTTTTGAAACTGATTTTATGATTGAACAGCTAAAAGAATTATTAGAAGGACGACCGGTTGATATTCCGATATATGATTATAAAGCACATACTCGGAGTCATAAAACCTTCCGTCAAGAGCCACAAGATGTTATTATTGTCGAAGGAATCCTAGTATTAGAGGATGAGCGATTACGTAATTTAATGGATATCAAACTTTTCGTTGATACTGATGATGATATTCGAATTATTCGTCGTATTAAACGTGATATGATGGAACGTGGTAGAAGTTTAGATAGTATTATTGAACAGTACACAACTGTTGTAAAACCTATGTATCATCAATTTATTGAGCCAAGTAAACGTTATGCAGATATTATTGTGCCTGAAGGTGTGAGTAATGTCGTAGCTATTGATTTAATCAATACGAAAATTGCAAGTATATTAGCGGAATATCAAGGTGAATAGTTTAAGAGGAATTCTAGCACTTCTCAGTGTATTATTGTTTTGGAACTTAATTGTTTTTGTGGTCTATGGGGTTGATAAAAGCAGAGCAATTAAAGGTCAATGGCGTATCTCAGAATCAACTTTAATCGTAATGACTCTCTTTTTTGGAGGACTAGGTGCTTGGCTTGGCGCTAAAATATTTCACCATAAAACACAGAAATGGTACTTTCAAGTGGTTTGGTGCATAGGACTAGTTATTCTTGTGATACTGGGATATTTTATTTATTTTTACTCTGGTCTCAATTAAGCTATTGAAAGTAGGCTATTCAGATTTTGAATGGCAAAGGTAACATTTAAAGAAAAAAATTTCTTGTGGTATAATAGAACAATGAATATGACGACAAAAGAAAAAAATTATCAACTCATGATTGCTCAGGCGCAGGCATTATTTGCCAACGAAGATAATGCTATGGCAAATTTAGCAAATGCTAGTGCCTTATTAATGGCTAGTTTACCGTACTCTGTTTTTTCGGGTTTTTATTTATTCGATGGAAAAGAGCTCATTCTAGGCCCTTTTCAAGGTGGTGTTTCCTGTGTTCGGATTGCTCTAGGTAAAGGTGTTTGTGGTCAAGCTGCGCTAGAAGAAAAAACAATTATTGTATCAGATGTCACACAACATGAAAATTATATTTCCTGTGATTCCAAGGCAATGAGCGAGATTGTGATACCTATGATTAAAAACGGTCACCTATTGGGAGTCTTAGATTTGGACTCTTCAGTAGTGGATGATTATGATCAATTAGACCGTGTCTACCTGGAGCGATTGGTCGCAATTTTGGTAGAGAATAGCTCTTTCAATTTTGAAATGTTTGGGGTGAACAATTAATGTACCAAGCTTTATATCGAAAATATCGGAGTCAAACCTTTGCTGAGATGGTTGGACAAAAGGTGGTTTCGACAACTTTAAAACAAGCTGTTTCATCAGGCAAAATTAGCCATGCTTATTTATTTTCTGGACCCCGCGGAACGGGTAAAACGAGTGCCGCTAAAATTTTCGCAAAAGCAATGAACTGCCCAAATCAAGTTGATGGGGAACCTTGCAATCACTGTGATATCTGCCGTGATATTACCAATGGTAGTTTAGAGGATGTGATTGAGATTGATGCAGCTTCAAATAATGGAGTTGATGAGATTCGTGAGATTCGTGATAAATCAACTTACGCCCCTAGTCGAGCGACTTATAAGGTTTACATTATAGATGAAGTTCATATGTTGTCGAGTGGCGCTTTCAATGCTCTATTAAAGACTTTGGAAGAACCCAGCCAAAATGTTGTCTTTATCTTAGCTACAACAGAGCTTCATAAAATTCCTGCTACGATTCTTTCAAGAGTTCAACGATTTGAATTCAAGTCTATCAAACAGAATGACATTAGTAGTCATCTTGC contains:
- a CDS encoding polysaccharide deacetylase family protein; this translates as MKKILYLIITLFLAVGLGLAAYAYHEKQMQKQIASAVITEKKKQLDGPEMKSIKVLKVGNKQFYYLAPLKDNSSFYKENLPLSLYQNLSDKKEIIFIKPEFKDTPLNKVKKVFIHQITYKKELFKLTKKSDKIISSYHLKSDYSQFKVTDLVNGHIDRIAQEIKKLDPEAVFDPSIMGRLSERKGKLSDTLLINEKGIIVQDKKIIPFQNLFDVIDSQYLKGQIKNDYEHYLKKKKEEADAKASKEKMVALTFDDGPNPATTPKVLELLSKYGAKATFFMMGSKIAGNEALVKKVHDLGNDIGNHSWDHPNLTKLSPDQVKSQIQSTNDAIAKACGQKPIYLRPPYGATNEMVKQASGMNQMLWTVDTRDWENHSTEGIMSNIKSQLQPGGVILMHDIHQTSVDALPTVLEYLKKEGYRCVTISQLMGE
- a CDS encoding DEAD/DEAH box helicase: MLKEFPQIWQDQFAKSQIAQLTPIQEQAFEPIRQGKNVLGISPTGTGKTLAYLLPSLLKIEGKKAQQLLILAPNTELAGQIFDVTKEWAEPLGIIAQLFISGTSQKRQIERLKKGPQIIIGTPGRVYELIQHKKIKMMNVETIVLDEFDELLGDSQYRFVQKISHHVPKNHQMIYMSATDKVSKDVLATDTVTIDLSHQKLTSIEHYYITVDKRDRLDLLRKFANIPSFRALVFFNSLSDLGASEEKLQYMGTNAVSLASDISVKFRKAILEKFKNDDISLLLATDLVARGIDIDQLEYVINFEVARDKENYTHRAGRTGRMGNKGIVITFVNHPEDIKKLKKFAPVSELTLRNQKLQQK
- the udk gene encoding uridine kinase, with the protein product MNKKPIIIGVTGGSGGGKTSVSRAILDHFPNARIAMIQHDSYYRDQAHLSFEERVKTNYDHPLAFETDFMIEQLKELLEGRPVDIPIYDYKAHTRSHKTFRQEPQDVIIVEGILVLEDERLRNLMDIKLFVDTDDDIRIIRRIKRDMMERGRSLDSIIEQYTTVVKPMYHQFIEPSKRYADIIVPEGVSNVVAIDLINTKIASILAEYQGE
- a CDS encoding DUF1294 domain-containing protein; the protein is MLALLSVLLFWNLIVFVVYGVDKSRAIKGQWRISESTLIVMTLFFGGLGAWLGAKIFHHKTQKWYFQVVWCIGLVILVILGYFIYFYSGLN
- a CDS encoding GAF domain-containing protein, with product MNMTTKEKNYQLMIAQAQALFANEDNAMANLANASALLMASLPYSVFSGFYLFDGKELILGPFQGGVSCVRIALGKGVCGQAALEEKTIIVSDVTQHENYISCDSKAMSEIVIPMIKNGHLLGVLDLDSSVVDDYDQLDRVYLERLVAILVENSSFNFEMFGVNN